The following proteins are encoded in a genomic region of Nicotiana sylvestris chromosome 4, ASM39365v2, whole genome shotgun sequence:
- the LOC104222892 gene encoding transcription factor bHLH93-like, translating to MEYYNDNGFLEELLSLRNDSWDTTTTLVPMEMTDFYHNVYNFESLNSVDIPLPCASTTITTTTTSNSFEDYSYDLPFDQSLINSSFYSPFGDELSPLELTDNTSSFPNSHEDFSSILEDEVGNCSLEMGNNVPCKLEQIQVSEAAAAAAPCFNIGLRPERKTKSKKLDGQPSKNLMAERRRRKRLNDRLSMLRSVVPKISKMDRTSILGDTIDYMKELLERINNLQEEMELGSNQLSLLSIFKDVKPNEMLVRNSPKFDVERRCVDTKVEICCAGKPGLLLSTVTTLEALGLDIQHCVISSFSDFAMQASCSEEMEQKGLVNSEDIKQALFRNAGYGGRCL from the exons ATGGAGTATTACAATGACAATGGCTTTTTAGAAGAACTATTATCTCTAAGAAATGACTCATGGGATACTACTACAACACTAGTTCCTATGGAAATGACAGATTTTTACCACAATGTCTACAACTTTGAATCTTTAAACTCTGTTGATATTCCACTTCCTTGTGCTTCTactactattactactactactacctcTAATTCCTTTGAAGACTACTCATATGATTTGCCATTTGACCAAAGTCTAATAAATTCTTCATTTTATAGCCCATTTGGTGATGAATTGTCTCCTCTTGAGCTCACTGATAATACATCCTCATTCCCTAATTCCCATGAAGATTTTTCCTCAATCTTGGAAGATGAAGTTGGGAACTGTAGTTTGGAAATGGGGAATAATGTTCCTTGTAAATTGGAGCAAATTCAAGTAtctgaagcagcagcagcagcagctccCTGTTTCAATATTGGTTTGCGTCCAGAAAGAAagacaaaatccaagaaattaGATGGGCAACCTTCTAAGAATTTAATGGCTGAGAGAAGGAGAAGGAAAAGACTCAATGACAGACTCTCTATGCTTAGATCAGTAGTTCCCAAGATTAGTAAG ATGGACAGAACCTCAATTCTTGGAGACACAATAGACTATATGAAGGAACTACTAGAGAGAATCAACAATTTGCAAGAAGAAATGGAACTTGGATCAAATCAACTAAGCTTGTTGAGCATTTTCAAAGATGTAAAACCCAATGAAATGCTAGTCAGAAATTCACCTAAG TTTGATGTGGAAAGAAGATGTGTTGATACAAAAGTGGAGATTTGTTGTGCAGGGAAGCCAGGTCTTTTATTATCAACAGTGACCACACTAGAGGCCTTAGGCCTAGATATTCAACACTGTGTAATCAGCTCCTTTAGTGATTTTGCAATGCAAGCTTCTTGTTCTGAG GAAATGGAGCAGAAAGGACTTGTGAATTCAGAAGACATAAAGCAAGCATTATTCAGAAATGCTGGATATGGAGGAAGGTGTCTCTAG